The following are encoded together in the Gordonia insulae genome:
- a CDS encoding TetR/AcrR family transcriptional regulator yields MTGGTRAANRAAMESEIRRLGREHLRTHGAAGLSLRAIAREMGVVSSAVYRYVPSRDDLLTLLLVEAYSDLADTVDAAIAPIDEARPRDRLRAATRALRRWAVDDPARWALLYGSPVPGYSAPAEQTVEPGTRVVGTLITEVARAHTARESPAVEPVPRSVARDFDAIRTEFDSDLPDGALLIATTLWATTIGAISLEVFGQYGSDTFEDPEALFVAQIERALAPIGG; encoded by the coding sequence ATGACGGGTGGGACACGCGCGGCAAACCGCGCCGCGATGGAATCGGAGATCCGCCGACTGGGCCGGGAGCACCTCCGCACCCACGGCGCAGCCGGTCTGTCCCTGCGCGCGATCGCCCGCGAGATGGGCGTGGTGTCGTCGGCCGTGTACCGCTACGTTCCCAGTCGCGACGACCTTCTCACCCTGCTGCTCGTCGAGGCCTACTCCGACCTGGCGGACACGGTCGATGCGGCCATCGCCCCCATCGATGAGGCGCGGCCGCGCGATCGACTACGCGCGGCGACACGCGCGCTGCGACGATGGGCCGTCGATGATCCGGCCCGGTGGGCGCTGCTCTACGGCAGTCCCGTCCCCGGGTACAGCGCGCCCGCCGAGCAGACCGTCGAGCCGGGCACGCGGGTCGTCGGGACGCTCATCACCGAGGTGGCACGTGCCCACACCGCTCGGGAATCCCCCGCCGTGGAGCCGGTGCCGCGATCGGTGGCCCGCGACTTCGACGCCATCCGAACGGAATTCGACAGCGACCTGCCCGACGGCGCACTGCTGATCGCCACCACCCTGTGGGCGACGACGATCGGCGCGATCAGCCTCGAGGTCTTCGGCCAGTACGGATCGGACACCTTCGAAGATCCGGAGGCACTGTTCGTCGCGCAGATCGAGCGCGCGCTCGCGCCGATCGGCGGATGA
- a CDS encoding MarR family winged helix-turn-helix transcriptional regulator codes for MSKSVKPPHAAQLLGAALGELRASFPAEDWDGLRPSHFRILEVVERGGMRAVDLAAELGMTKQGAGQHVAYLTDRGFVRQQPDPDDRRARRVELTDRGAEFLGRLHRRLAAIESGWTRRVGREDYATFRRVLASIAAS; via the coding sequence TTGTCCAAATCGGTCAAGCCCCCGCACGCCGCACAGCTCCTCGGCGCCGCGCTCGGTGAGCTCCGTGCGTCATTTCCCGCCGAGGATTGGGATGGGCTGCGTCCCTCTCACTTCCGGATTCTCGAGGTGGTCGAGCGGGGTGGGATGCGGGCGGTTGATCTGGCCGCCGAACTGGGGATGACCAAACAGGGGGCCGGTCAGCATGTCGCCTATCTGACCGACCGCGGATTCGTCAGGCAGCAGCCCGACCCGGATGATCGCCGGGCCCGCCGGGTCGAACTGACCGATCGGGGCGCGGAGTTCCTCGGTCGCCTGCATCGTCGGCTGGCCGCCATTGAATCCGGCTGGACCCGACGCGTCGGACGCGAGGACTACGCGACGTTTCGTCGGGTACTGGCGAGCATTGCCGCGTCCTGA
- a CDS encoding nitroreductase/quinone reductase family protein — translation MTTTHYSAPKGFDNLFNTSVRWLADHGVNLAGAQTLTVTGRVSGRPQSVPVNPLRLDGHEYLVAPRGTTQWVRNVRVNDAAELRRGRRRRSVRLVEVAPADRAPMIRAYLSKWGWEVGRFLPEGMGTDPDDATLAAHLDDLPVFEIRS, via the coding sequence ATGACCACCACGCATTACAGCGCACCGAAGGGCTTCGACAATCTCTTCAACACCAGCGTGCGCTGGCTCGCCGATCACGGCGTCAACCTCGCCGGCGCGCAGACCCTCACGGTCACCGGCCGCGTGAGCGGGCGGCCGCAGAGCGTGCCGGTGAACCCGCTGCGTCTCGACGGCCACGAGTACCTCGTGGCGCCGCGCGGGACGACCCAGTGGGTGCGCAACGTCCGGGTGAACGACGCCGCGGAACTGCGGCGTGGTCGTCGTCGGCGGTCGGTCCGCCTCGTCGAGGTGGCACCCGCCGACCGGGCGCCGATGATCCGGGCCTACCTGTCGAAGTGGGGTTGGGAGGTCGGCCGATTCCTGCCGGAGGGCATGGGCACCGACCCTGACGACGCCACGCTCGCCGCGCACCTCGACGATCTGCCGGTGTTCGAGATCCGGTCCTAG